Within the uncultured Methanobrevibacter sp. genome, the region TGATACATTTATCAACAACCATGCTGACGATAATTATGGTGCAGCTTCATTCTATCCAAATGGTGAAAATGCAACATGTCATATTGAAAATGCTAAATTCATCAACAACACTGCAGGTAAAAATGGTGGAGCTGTAGCTTTATACGGTGGAGAAGTCATTAATACAATATTTGAAAACAACATTGCAGGCGCTAACGGTGGGGCAATTGTAATGCCTACTCATTCCTCATATGTCTACTTGTATGATTTGACCTTAAGTGGTGTATCATTCAAAAACAACAATGCAACTGACGGTACTGATATTTATATAACTCCTTCTTCCAATGCAAACAATTTACACTGTAACTTAAACGGCATGACCGTAAAATTAAACGATTTAACTACCAAAACATTAGAGGATGAAGTTTCAGCTGAAGTAACCCATGAATCAGGTGCTGTCATCAGTGGAGGAATAGTTACCTTCTACATGGACGGTTCCCGTATGGGTGAAGGTGCTGTTGAAAACGGTGTTGCAAAATTAGACTTCTTAGGATTTAAAAACAACGGAACATTTGCATTATCCGGTAATTACAGCAATGAAGCTAAAGATACTAAATATGTAAACGGTACTATAACTGTTGTTTTAGACCCATTAAAAGATAATGTGACATTATATGTTTCCGATGCTAAGGGTGACGATGTAAAAGGTACTGGTAGTATTGATGCTCCTTATAAAACAATCCAAACAGCTTTAATCAATGGATACAAACAATCTGCTGTTATCGTTGTTCGTGTTTTAGAAGGAACTTACTCAGGTGAAGGAAACACCAATTTAACTGTTGCCAGTTCATTAGATATTACAATTGTCGGTGATGGTAGAAATAAAACACTTATTGATGGCAGGGACTTGGATTGGTTCTTGAACATCGCAACTGGTAATGGTATTGTTAAAGTGGCCAATATGACTGTAGCTAACGTAACAATGAACTATGTCGATGCTAAAAAATACAACCAACATCCTGCAATCTCCATTGAAAACGGCGCTGTTATCTCCATTGAAAATATGGAATTCATCAGATGTCATGGTACTGAAGGTGGAGCAATATTCAACGAAGGAACAATGTCTGTAAAAGATTCCTTGTTCTTCAACAATGGGGACTCCAACAATGGTGCTGCAATCAAAAACATGGGTACTTTAACAGTATATTCTTCTGAATTTATTGCAAACCATGCTAAATACTACTCAACCATCTACAACGATGGTGAAATGTTCTTATATGACTCTTTCATACAAGATTCCATGCGTGTAAACGGTTGGACAGGTAATGCGATGGTAATTGGTGGAAAAGGTAATATTACCATGGTTAACACCACCATTTCAAGATCTGGTAAAACCTGTGATGAATTAATCGGAGCAGGTCAAACCTGGGCAAACAATCCTGGATTTGCAATCTCTATCGGTTCAACAGGTAATGTAAAAGTGGTCAACTCTACAATCGATGGTAATGATATAAATTACAAAGCACAATACATCAGCAATGTTGCTTTCGGAGGTTCTGGAAGTATTGGAGTATTCGTGCCATATGGATTGGAAGTTGTAAACACCAAAATCCTAAACTTGAAAGACATCATTTCCGCTTCCAAAGGTAGCAACCTCATTGATTCATGTTACATAGAAAACGTAACCTATGTCTCCGAGGGAACTTCATATGACTACAACATGACTGTGGTAAATTCCTACTTCGCTGACGGTACCACCATGGTAACCAAAAAGGATACTTCCAATGTGGTATTGAACAACAACTGGTGGGGCAGCAACGATAAGCCTGCATACAAAGTGGGCAGTGATGAAGTAAGTCCTGACACATGGTTGGTAATTGCATTGGATGTGGATGATGCTGGTGAATTACAAAAAGATGTTATCTTATCATTCAAAGTATCTGACGGTGAAAATGTAACTGATTATGATGCTTCTGCATTTGCTAGACAATTCACAATCTCTGGTGAAAACGCTACTGTAAATGTCACAGATGGAGAAATAACCGATAAAGTAACTGTTCCTGTTGTTGCTCAAGAAGGTAAAGGATACAAAATTACTGCTAGTGTTGATAATCAGACTGTTGAGCTAACAAGAATATATGCAGAAATCACTCCAAGTGCTGAACCTGTATATGTTGGTCAAAACGTAACTGTAGAAATTGCAGTTCCTGAAAATATAACTGGTAACGTTACTGTCACTATTGATGGTAAAAAATATGTAGCTGCTGTCAACGGAACCAAAGCTATTGCAATCATTTCTGATTTAGCTATTGGAAATTATTCTGCTAGTGTTGCTTTAATAAATGATGATGTTTACTTCTCTAAAGTAACTAACTTAGATATTAAAGTTCTCGGTATTGAAATCAATGCTCCAGATGTTGAAAAATACTTCAAAGGATCTCAAAAGTTAGTAATTACTGTAAAAGATAGTGATGGAAATGTTTTGGCTGGTGAAAAACTCTTAATAACTATTGATGGTAAAGAATATGATGCAACTACAAATGCTAGTGGTATTGCAACATTGGATTTAGATATGGCTGTGGGTAAATACACTGCAGAAATAGCACTCAATAGTACTAACGCTAGTGCAAGCATAACTATTAAGTCAACTGTTCCTGAAGAAAATGAAACTGAAGCTAAAGTTGCTAATAATGGATTTGAAGTTAAATTCATTGATTCTGAAGGTAATCCATTAGCTAATGCTTCTGTTGTCA harbors:
- a CDS encoding right-handed parallel beta-helix repeat-containing protein, giving the protein MIFLTVVLLAILSLGAVSAQEANDSLQLDSSDNFILNDDSTTPVNNDKAVYVETDGDDAGSGSENSPYASINKAISSVNASDNAVIYLGNGNFVGENNTDLSIKLAHKNYNGSLTIIGQGSKTVIDANGTSQIFKSISADSIVTLMNITFINGKGKLGSAISNSGDLTIDGCTFENNSAITYATVYQDDSNNLRIYNSVFKGNTADSGNSAVYFSEYSDSKKFEVEIVNSTFINGTTSYNWADSSCVFIENPNYVLVENNRFISTSGTGKGSALYARSNNGKIIGNTFKDCSYDGSSDGAILYIAGNGVYLEGNTFENFTSTNEVPIYALMNFNAKLAFNDLLVDGTSFKLTCNITDDQNNPVSSYYKVTFFLNGTKIGETTANKGVAALDVSKYLDNGKYGLTGSYGDENPLECDVTNGTVTVDFDHNPVEYWVSATGDDEKGTGSESNPFKTLKHALDTALTDSVDITIRMKDGLYNETGDYGLSYSNVAKIAIIGENYGKTIISANNNGRFVTLGVNTDVYMKNLKLVNATGTSYRSFDVRYLTMENCIVDNVQRFYAQNSPSHIVFRNVTWTNSQQLMMYNPEIYDSVFENIVSSGTGNLWLATVNDKDWIIIENSKFINMTCTGYSGSGVAYVSGNFKSLNNLYDSNKATRDSGALYVTANQIISINDTFINNHADDNYGAASFYPNGENATCHIENAKFINNTAGKNGGAVALYGGEVINTIFENNIAGANGGAIVMPTHSSYVYLYDLTLSGVSFKNNNATDGTDIYITPSSNANNLHCNLNGMTVKLNDLTTKTLEDEVSAEVTHESGAVISGGIVTFYMDGSRMGEGAVENGVAKLDFLGFKNNGTFALSGNYSNEAKDTKYVNGTITVVLDPLKDNVTLYVSDAKGDDVKGTGSIDAPYKTIQTALINGYKQSAVIVVRVLEGTYSGEGNTNLTVASSLDITIVGDGRNKTLIDGRDLDWFLNIATGNGIVKVANMTVANVTMNYVDAKKYNQHPAISIENGAVISIENMEFIRCHGTEGGAIFNEGTMSVKDSLFFNNGDSNNGAAIKNMGTLTVYSSEFIANHAKYYSTIYNDGEMFLYDSFIQDSMRVNGWTGNAMVIGGKGNITMVNTTISRSGKTCDELIGAGQTWANNPGFAISIGSTGNVKVVNSTIDGNDINYKAQYISNVAFGGSGSIGVFVPYGLEVVNTKILNLKDIISASKGSNLIDSCYIENVTYVSEGTSYDYNMTVVNSYFADGTTMVTKKDTSNVVLNNNWWGSNDKPAYKVGSDEVSPDTWLVIALDVDDAGELQKDVILSFKVSDGENVTDYDASAFARQFTISGENATVNVTDGEITDKVTVPVVAQEGKGYKITASVDNQTVELTRIYAEITPSAEPVYVGQNVTVEIAVPENITGNVTVTIDGKKYVAAVNGTKAIAIISDLAIGNYSASVALINDDVYFSKVTNLDIKVLGIEINAPDVEKYFKGSQKLVITVKDSDGNVLAGEKLLITIDGKEYDATTNASGIATLDLDMAVGKYTAEIALNSTNASASITIKSTVPEENETEAKVANNGFEVKFIDSEGNPLANASVVMSVNGKNITKTTDANGIAKLTKAEIGSKAGTYTVTAYNPVTNETAVYNVTIINRLTGNKNINMYYFDGTKYSVNVYGDDGKLVGKNQIVVVKIGKKTYKVKTNAKGKAILKIPNTITPGKYTITAKYKDQTVKNTLKVKQVLKTTKTVKVKKSAKKLILKATLKKGKVAIKNKKITFKFKGKTYKAKTNKKGLAKVTVKKNVIKKLKVGKKYTVKVTYLKDTVKGTVKVRK